One Pieris rapae chromosome 7, ilPieRapa1.1, whole genome shotgun sequence genomic window carries:
- the LOC110995156 gene encoding valine-rich protein — protein sequence MKFTVVFVASLAVVALASEEKDTKSVATDEKKQDKRGIYDTGSYGGGYQIGDGGHGGYGGYSADSHGFGGGNFEGHYDGGHAEFGGSSDSWKPIQSEHHHVKHVEVIKKVPVPYTVEKHVPYTVEKKVPYEVKVPYPQPYTVEKKVPVTVKEYVKYPVYVPEPYTVEKKVPYEVKVHVDKPYEVKIQVPQPYEVIKKVPYEVKVPVPQPYTVEKKVPVPVKYEVKVPQPYEVVKKVPYEVKVPVDKPYHVYVPKPYPVPVEKPYPVTVHKPVPYEVKVPVDRPYKVEVEKPYPVPIKVPVPKPYDVYKKFPYTVEKHVPYEVKVPIDKPYPVYKEVPVPLVKEVPYPVKQHVPVHLKVQEEHQHHGWH from the exons ATGAAATTTACG GTTGTATTCGTTGCATCCCTGGCCGTGGTGGCCCTTGCCAGTGAGGAGAAGGACACCAAATCGGTAGCCACCGATGAGAAAAAACAGGACAAGCGTGGCATCTACGACACTGGTTCATATGGGGGTGGTTATCAAATTGGTGATGGTGGACATGGAGGTTATGGTGGCTACAGCGCCGATAGTCACGGCTTTGGCGGCGGAAACTTCGAAGGTCACTACGATGGAGGCCATGCCGAGTTTGGAGGCAGCTCCGACTCTTGGAAACCCATTCAGAGCGAACACCATCATGTAAAGCACGTAGAAGTCATCAAAAAGGTCCCCGTACCCTACACCGTAGAAAAACACGTCCCATACACAGTTGAGAAGAAAGTCCCTTATGAGGTCAAAGTACCCTACCCCCAGCCCTACACCGTTGAGAAGAAAGTTCCAGTCACTGTCAAGGAGTACGTCAAGTACCCAGTCTACGTACCAGAGCCTTACACAGTAGAGAAGAAAGTGCCTTACGAAGTTAAAGTACATGTCGACAAGCCTTATGAAGTTAAGATACAAGTACCCCAACCCTACGAAGTTATCAAGAAGGTCCCCTACGAAGTTAAAGTACCTGTACCCCAACCCTACACTGTTGAAAAGAAAGTCCCAGTTCCCGTCAAATATGAAGTAAAGGTACCCCAACCCTATGAAGTAGTCAAGAAAGTGCCCTATGAAGTCAAGGTCCCCGTGGACAAACCCTACCACGTCTACGTTCCAAAACCATACCCAGTGCCAGTTGAGAAACCATACCCAGTGACCGTCCACAAACCAGTACCATACGAAGTTAAGGTCCCAGTTGACAGGCCTTACAAGGTTGAAGTTGAGAAACCCTACCCAGTACCAATCAAGGTGCCAGTACCAAAACCTTATGACGTGTACAAGAAATTCCCTTACACCGTTGAGAAGCATGTTCCTTACGAAGTTAAAGTGCCCATCGACAAACCATACCCAGTTTACAAGGAAGTACCTGTCCCATTGGTAAAGGAAGTCCCTTACCCAGTAAAACAACACGTTCCCGTGCATTTAAAGGTTCAAGAAGAGCATCAGCACCACGGCTGGCATTGA